A window of Deinococcus seoulensis contains these coding sequences:
- a CDS encoding CBS domain-containing protein, producing the protein MRVHELMSTPPVTVPPTLPLADAAHLMRSRGIRRLPVMDGPRLVGIVTDRDLREAMPSRLSTLSPWEATTRLAALHVSDVMRRSVLTTTLHAPARDAAQTMLTHRVGALPVLNEYGQLMGVITVSDVLRDYAAPHGNAPDSPVPDSLAPETLAPEDLTAGTAGGGLA; encoded by the coding sequence ATGCGCGTACATGAACTGATGAGCACCCCCCCCGTGACCGTCCCGCCCACCCTGCCGCTGGCCGACGCCGCGCACCTGATGCGGTCACGCGGAATCCGCCGCCTGCCGGTCATGGACGGCCCCCGACTGGTCGGGATCGTCACGGACCGCGACCTGCGCGAGGCGATGCCCAGCCGCCTCAGCACCCTGTCTCCCTGGGAGGCCACGACCCGGCTGGCCGCGCTGCACGTCTCGGACGTCATGCGCCGCAGCGTCCTGACCACCACCCTGCACGCCCCGGCCCGCGACGCCGCGCAGACCATGCTCACGCACCGCGTGGGCGCCCTGCCGGTCCTGAACGAGTACGGGCAGCTGATGGGCGTGATCACCGTCAGCGACGTGCTGCGCGACTACGCGGCCCCGCACGGCAACGCGCCGGACAGCCCCGTTCCGGACAGCCTCGCGCCAGAGACCCTGGCGCCCGAGGACCTCACGGCCGGAACCGCCGGCGGAGGGCTCGCGTGA
- a CDS encoding AfsR/SARP family transcriptional regulator, which yields MTTPQTQPQTQTPSALPAPTWLLRTLGQADVFVNGAPVVWPARSAEELLWYLHAHPDGRYRHDLLSDLWGLEDTPAAANRFRVALHRLRAALGCADAVTEVRGRYALHPDLLAASDTHALHGALNAAYATPREQEQGLRRALAAADGEYLPHLNGEWVQQARETHRAALVAAHLTLARLHCDAHECPLAAQELVRAAATDPLIGEDHHQRLMACLAMTRGRYAATEHYRRYRAYLTREIGDTPMPDTEALAERLKGGELPCVNTTFQPVGSPVDSQTGKSGR from the coding sequence ATGACGACACCCCAGACCCAACCCCAGACCCAGACGCCTTCCGCCCTTCCTGCGCCCACCTGGCTGCTGCGCACGCTGGGGCAGGCGGACGTGTTCGTGAACGGCGCGCCCGTCGTGTGGCCCGCCCGCAGCGCCGAGGAACTCCTGTGGTACCTGCACGCCCACCCGGACGGCCGCTACCGCCACGACCTCCTGAGTGACCTGTGGGGGCTGGAGGACACCCCGGCCGCCGCGAACCGTTTCCGGGTGGCGCTGCACCGCCTGCGGGCCGCGCTGGGCTGCGCGGACGCCGTGACCGAGGTGCGCGGCCGGTACGCGCTGCACCCGGACCTGCTGGCCGCCAGTGACACGCACGCCCTGCACGGCGCCCTGAACGCCGCGTACGCCACCCCCCGCGAGCAGGAGCAGGGGCTGCGCCGCGCCCTGGCCGCCGCCGACGGCGAGTACCTGCCGCACCTGAACGGCGAGTGGGTGCAGCAGGCCCGCGAGACGCACCGCGCCGCCCTGGTCGCCGCGCACCTGACCCTGGCGCGCCTGCACTGCGACGCGCACGAGTGCCCGCTGGCCGCGCAGGAACTCGTGCGGGCCGCCGCGACCGACCCGCTGATCGGCGAGGACCACCACCAGCGCCTGATGGCCTGCCTCGCCATGACGCGCGGCCGCTACGCCGCCACCGAGCACTACCGCCGTTACCGCGCCTATCTGACCCGCGAGATCGGCGACACGCCCATGCCCGACACCGAGGCCCTCGCCGAACGCCTGAAAGGCGGCGAGTTGCCCTGCGTGAACACCACCTTCCAGCCGGTCGGGTCGCCGGTCGATTCGCAGACAGGGAAGAGCGGCCGGTAA
- a CDS encoding acyl-CoA dehydrogenase family protein has protein sequence MNFNLPEDLREVQATVRDFMLSRVEPRAHEIEESNSIPPELLREAAGLGLFGLSIPEEYGGVGLGALGRCAAYEALGMGHMGFGGVISAHASIGTSGLVKLGTPEQKARFLPRMATGECVAGFAITEPSSGSDAANIRTRAEKKGDVYVLNGTKHYISNAPIAGLLTVIAITDPSQGTRGMSAFLVEPQTTPGVTIGKIDEKMGQKGALSAEVIFQDAEIPAANLLGPEHLGYREALGILTNGRVGIAARSTGAMQRLLDLSVAHARAREQFGKPIAEFQAVQFMLAEMEIAVQTSRVLWQKVAWMVDEGQDVRRMASVAKYHATEALSQVADRAVQVAGGMGYMKDSPVERYYRDQRLLRIYEGTSEIQKIIIAGDLLR, from the coding sequence ATGAATTTCAATCTGCCAGAGGACCTGCGCGAGGTGCAGGCGACCGTCCGTGACTTCATGCTGTCGCGCGTGGAACCCCGCGCGCACGAGATCGAGGAGAGCAACAGCATTCCCCCGGAACTGCTGCGCGAGGCGGCCGGGCTGGGCCTGTTCGGCCTGAGCATCCCCGAGGAGTACGGCGGGGTCGGCCTGGGCGCGCTGGGCCGCTGCGCCGCCTACGAGGCGCTCGGCATGGGCCACATGGGTTTCGGGGGTGTGATCAGCGCGCACGCCAGCATCGGCACCAGCGGCCTCGTGAAACTGGGCACGCCCGAGCAGAAGGCGCGCTTCCTGCCGCGCATGGCGACCGGCGAGTGCGTCGCAGGCTTCGCCATCACGGAACCCAGTTCCGGCAGCGACGCCGCGAACATCCGCACCCGCGCCGAGAAAAAAGGCGACGTGTACGTCCTGAACGGCACCAAGCACTACATCAGCAACGCGCCCATCGCGGGCCTGCTGACCGTCATCGCCATCACCGACCCCAGCCAGGGCACCAGGGGCATGAGTGCCTTCTTGGTCGAGCCGCAGACCACGCCCGGCGTGACCATCGGCAAGATCGACGAGAAGATGGGCCAGAAAGGCGCCCTGAGCGCCGAAGTCATCTTCCAGGACGCCGAGATCCCGGCCGCGAACCTGCTGGGCCCCGAGCACCTGGGCTACCGCGAGGCGCTGGGCATCCTCACGAACGGCCGCGTCGGCATCGCCGCGCGCAGCACGGGCGCCATGCAGCGCCTGCTGGACCTCTCGGTCGCGCACGCCAGGGCCCGCGAGCAGTTCGGGAAACCCATCGCGGAATTCCAGGCGGTGCAGTTCATGCTGGCCGAGATGGAAATCGCCGTGCAGACCAGCCGCGTCCTGTGGCAGAAAGTCGCGTGGATGGTCGACGAGGGCCAGGACGTGCGCCGCATGGCCAGTGTCGCCAAGTACCACGCCACCGAGGCACTCTCGCAGGTGGCCGACAGGGCCGTGCAGGTCGCGGGCGGCATGGGCTACATGAAAGACAGCCCCGTTGAACGCTACTACCGCGACCAGCGCCTGCTGCGCATC